The Nocardia vinacea genome contains the following window.
ACATCGGGACTGATACCGGGCATTTCGGCCATCACAATGACCGCCGGTCCGGTTCCCGACACGTACACCGCGCGTGCGGCACCGTCGAACGTGACCATCCGGCGGTGGAAGTCGTCGAGCCGATCATCGCGGGCATTGTCAAAGGAGGAATGCTGCACATTCACACCATGCCGGTCGCAGGCTGGCATAACCATTGACTGAATCGCCACTTTTCGGTCCAATCTTGCCAATGATCACCCATCTGATCCTCGAGGGTGTGCTCGAAGGAGCGCTCGGCATGGGCATCGACATCGTCGACACCGCTGCCGGACTAGCCCAGGACCGCACTCCCCCGCACCGCGACCACCTGCTGCGCCAACGCGTCATCTCCGTCGATGGCAAACCAGTGCGATCCGGAAGCGGACGACCAATTCCGGTAACGACCGAAAACCTGTCCGCCGCTGTGCAATTCGGTTCAAACGATATCTTGGTTCTGCCGGGTCCGTCTGCCGGAACCGAAGGACGAATTCACGAACTTCTGTCACGCCCCGACACTGTGCAGGCCATTGAGCTGATCCGACAGGCCGCCGCCAACGGCGCAACCGTTGCCGCGTCCTGCTCGGCAACCTTCATCCTCGCCGCCTCCGGCCTGCTCTCCGGCCGCACCGCCACCACAACCTGGTGGCTCGCCCCTTTTTTCACCCGCCGCTTCCCCGACATCACCGTCCTAGTCGACCGCATGGTTATCGACACCGGCCCGGTCGTCACCGCCGGCGCCGCCTTTGCCCACGCCGACCTCATGCTCACCCTCATCGCCCGCCTCCACAGTGCGGCACTGGCCGACCGCGTAGCTCGCTACCTCGTCCTCGATTCCCGAATGTCCCAATCCCGCTACATGATCCTCGAACACCTCCGCTCCACCGACCCCGCCCTGCGAGCCCTTGAACACCACATCACCATCAATCTCAGCCGCCAGCTAAGCCTCGCCGAACTGGCCGGCGCCGCATCCGTCTCCACCCGCACCCTCGCCCGCCGCACTCACACCCACCTGGGCATGTCCCCCACCGAATACGTCCATCGCCTGCGCGTCAGCCACGCGGCAGCCTTGCTGGCCACCACCGACGACCCCGTAGATGCCATCGCCGCCGCCACCGGCTACGCCGACCCTGCCGCCTGCCGCCGCATCTACCGCCGCTACACCGGCGAATCCCCCACCACCACCCGGACCCGCGCCCAAACCTCGACGCCGAACTGACACCACAGCTCGGTTACACCGCGGTAAGACTTGCGGCGTCAGAGTCCCCTCCGGACACAGACCATAACCCCAACAGTGCGGGTCGAGAGATGTCTCGACCCGCACGGTTCGTTTGGCGGGGTGGTAGGTCATCTGCACGTTGAGGTGCCGGTAGACGTCGGCTTTGTCCGCCGGATCCGCCCCGGACAACACGTGCCGGATATCTCCTAGTTCCTTGATGAGACAACGGATCTCCTCGCTGGTCATTCGCCGTTGCCTCGCGATCGGCCGCGAACCTGACCACTACGCTGCCCTCCGTTCATCGCGGAACTCGCTCTGTCGCTGAGCTAGCTCCTCGAACTTTTCCCGCGACCGCCGCTGTGCGGCGTTGCACGACAGGCGCAGCACCGCCCCCAACGTGATCTTCAGTGAGACAGGCATATTCGGCGATTCGAAGTCAGTCATCGGTGCGTCCCTTTCGTCGACATCTCGCGAGAACCATGCACCTGTCGGGACCGGTCCCACAGCAGGCCGCTTACGGTGCGGCTGTCAACGAGCCGCGGCAGAGAGGCGTCGATCCCGATGTGGCTGAGAACTTCACGCAGATGCGTTCCTGCGCTGACGGCTGCGGCCGCCATTGCCCTGGCCGGATGTGGCAGCGCGGAATCGGTGCATCCCGGCGCGACAGTCCTACGTCCAACTCTGCCGTTGGCATGCCGACCTCGCCGAGCACATCCGTCGGCAGTAGTTCCGCACCGACTGAATCGCCAGGCGAGCCGATTACCTCCGACGTGGGAGACTGTTTCGGCGGTCAATGCCGGCTCGAGGTGCTCGGTCCGACGGCAATTCCGTTGGATGCCAATCGTTTCCACTACGAGTCGATCGCCGTGGTCGCGGTGACCAGCTCATCGCTGACCTACCAGGTGCCCTATCCGACAGGCGGACACGCAGAACAGACGCTCGGCGTGGGAGGTAGCGGATCGTTCGGCTTCCGGGGCCAGGACTCGATCTCCGTGCGTCTCGAGTCGATCGACAGCGGTCACGCAGTGCTCAGTTTGGTTCCTGGGCCACCATTGTGACCGACGCGGCTGGGCTTGTGAGCCCCTATTGCTATGGTGCACAACATCTTTCACGCAACAACCCTCGTATTTCCGCGTCCGGATGGCATGCTCGATCGCACCGAGTACAAACGTCGTGGTCATCGACGTCGAGCTGTGCCAGCCCAGAATCCGGCGGGCGTAGGCGTCGACGACGAACGCGATTCTGTGGAATCTGATTTGTCCTTTTTGTGCCCGTTTTCCCTGGTTATTGAGGTGTGATCGGGAGGAGGGTTGCCGTGGGTGGGATTCCTATCTCACGTGGCGTTTGCCCTGTCGGCGTGGTGACGTTGGCCAGTCGTTCGAGGAGTCGGTCGAGGGCAGCTTGCCCGTCGTCGACGGCGGCGCGTTCGTCGTCGGTGAGCGGAATGGAGGAAAGCATCCGTTGCAGGTTGTCCTTGGCTTCCAGAAGCTGGGCCTTGCTGGATGCCTTTGGTGTGTAGAAATCGCAACGGGCGCAAGCCATTCGGTGTGGACACTGCTCGAAAAAGCTGTAGGTGCACCATCCGTGACCGAGGTCGTAATACTGCCATGGTTGCCCGTTCGCGGCGGCTCCGCTGGTGACGGCGTCGCGGTCGACGAGGACTTCGATGGTGCGGACGTGTGCTCTGCACTTTCCTGGACGGCAATCGCGCGGTTCGCGGCTGGTCGCCGCCGCCACCGATACACCAGATCCTGCGGGCTTGCCCGAACCCCCACTGCTCCCGCAACACCCGCTCGGCCCGCATACGCAGATCCGCTTCGGGCGGCGTGTAGGTGGGGCGTGTAGGTGGGCAGCCCAGCGCGCGCATCGACCGGCCCGATGAGCTCGATGTGACCATCCGCTCCGGCACCTTCCGGCTCCTGCGCCCGGACCGGATCGGCCGACTCGTCACCGCACCGGGTCGGCTGCCGATGTATCCGTCGGGTCCGATGTTTCCTCGCTCGTCGGGCGGAAACGGCTCGCCACTGTTCGGAGCCGACCCGTCCGTCGATTGCGCCGATCCGTCGGATATGAGCGGGCGGGGGCCGTCCAGCCGGATGTCCGGTTTCCCGCAGTCTCCCGTGCTGTCCAGCACGACTTGGCCCGGCTAGATCACTCGGTCCCGCCAGGGAGGAGGGCTTGGGTCAAGGCCGTGACCGTGGGTGTGAGATCCGGCAGGTTCGCGATCGCTCGGCGTTCGGCACCTACGGCCCGGATCCGATCGGTGACGATGCCGGTGACCGCGGCGGCGAGCAGGCGGCCGGTGTGTGTGTCGATGGGACCGAGCGACCTAGCGAAGTGCTCGGCGAGCATGGACCAGTGCTGGTCGTGCAGCGGGCGTGCTTCGAGACCGGGAGCGAACATGTCTCGGTGCAGGACACAGGCCTCGTCCGGATGCTCGGCCAGGGCGGTGAGGTAGGCGCGCGTGGCGGTCTCCAGCCGCGACCGCACGCCGCCGTGCCGCTCATGCGCGTCCGGCATCGCCGCGTCACAGGCGGTCCGCACGCGGTCGATCGCCGACGCGCAGGCGGCCTCGAAGCCGCTCCGCTTACCGGAATACATCCGGAAGTACGTCCGGCGCGTCAGCTGGGCGCGCTCCAGGACAGTCTCCAGCGACATCGGACCGTATCCCTGGTCGGCCGCGACGGCGAGGAACTGCGTCAGAAGGTGTTCGCGCCGGTCGTCTCCCGGCTGTCCGGACGAGCGGCCGGCCCGCCGCGGCACCGCGCGGACCGGATCGCCGGAGCAGCCGGACATGCGGCCGGTGAGGGTCGGTTCGGTGAATCGAAGCTGCGGGAAATCGCGTCCGAGCAGCGGTAGCAGGAACCCACCCACCATCACGGCGATCTTGGAGCCCGACGTCTGGCGGTACGCCTCGACGTCGAAATCCGCCAAGGACTGCCGGAGCCGGTCAGTGGACGGCCGGGCTGCTCCGGCCGGATCGAACGTGACGAAACCCGGGCACACGCCCCCACGATCGTCCGCGCGTGCCTGTTTCGCCGGTCCGGTGATCGCAACCGACGTGATCGTCTGGTTCGCGGTGTCGAATTCGACGGCGAACCGCGGCGGGTCGCGCGGCTCGGTGAACTCACCCAGCGTGGTGAAGGTGACTCCCGCCAGCACGCTCAAGCGGCTGGCGAATTCCAGGACGCCGTGCTGGATGCTCGCCCACGGCCAGCCCTCGATCACGTCGGCATGCTCGGCGAGGCTCTCGAGGTAGCCCCGCAACACGATCTGCACGCTGCCCATGTTGGTCGCGGCGCTGAGCACCGTGTTGTCGCCCGGTATCGAGAATTCGTCGACCGAGTGAGCGGGTAGGTCGAGTTCGGCACGTCGGTGCGGCGGGATCGAGTTCAGCATCGGTGCCCGATCGCGGGAGCGTTCGTCCTTGATGGCCGCGAGTTCCTGCCATACCGGCCCGTCCACCAGATCCCAGACCGCGGTCAGATGCTCGACTGCCGCCTGCATGAATGCATGCTGGCCGCTGTCGCGGGGGTAACCGTCGCGGCCGTGCATGACGTAGTCGTCGTCCAGCCAGGACGCGAAATAACCCGGCTCGACCTCCGAATACGTTGCCTGCAGTGCCGCGGCTACCCGCTCGGGGTGGCTCATCATCTGCTGCAACGCAGTCTCGGTCAGCTGGTACTGCAGGCATCCCGACGCGATCGACCGCTCCAGCGAATACTGCTGATAGGCAAGCTCATCCGGCGGAAACAACTCCGCCAGCCGCCGCGTGACACCGCCGACGCGCACCGGGAGATCCGTCTCCGCGAACCGCCTGCCGACCTCGGCGATGACCGCCCGTGCCTGCGCCGGGTCCGCGAGCACTCGCGTCATGCCCTCCTTCGACAGCCCGCGAATCAGCGACACGACCGTGCGCGGCACCTGCGCCGACGGCAGCCAATCGGTCGGCGCATCGTCAGGCTGTGCGGCCTCGGGGGTCGAATCGCCCGACTCTCGGTGCTCCGGCCCGGTGGGGCCGGGCTCGGGCGGTTCGGCATCGGATTGGGAAACCGATTGTCCACCAATTGGTCCGGTGTCGGCGGGCGGGGGGTGGCCCGAAGCAACCGTTTGCGGGCCATGTCCCACGAGATCGGCGATGTGTCGGCGGAGAAGGCTGGCGTCGCCGGATCCGGCCCAGTCGGCGAGTATGCCGTGAATGGCCGCCACCAGGATCCGGTGGGCGGGTGCGGGCGGCTCACCGAATGCGGTCGCCACCGTGTCGGCGATGGCTTCCGTTACGGCCTCGTAGCTGCCCGACCGCAGCGGGTCGGCGACGAACTCCTCGGTCAGCAGCCGCTCCAGCACCGTGCCAGGTCCCAGGCGCACCGGCACCTGCTGCCCCTCGTCCTGATCCACCGGTAGCAATGCGGCCAACTCCGCTCGCAGCGCCGATCTCTCCTGTGGTGTCAGCACTGGCGGTGCCGAATCGGACGAGTCCGTCGGGCGGCTGCCGATGTAGCCGGGTCGGGCAGCGGTGGTTGCGGGTGAGGCGACCACTCGGCCGTTCAGCTGTCTCCGGATGAGGTTCAGCAACCGGCGGCGGCGGCGGGCATGCAGGTGCCGGCACCAGTGTGCGAGCACATCGCCCGGGTAGAAGTCGGAGTAGAACGGCACCAGCAGACGCCACGTGCCCGACGGGTCCTTCCCCACCGTGACACGCGCCGACATGACACCGAGGTCGAGCACTTCGCTGGAGCGTTCCGTCAACTGTGCCGGTTGTTCCGGGATCGGCGCGGGGCGGGCAACATCGTCGGGGGCCTCGAGGACAACCCGACGCAGTGCCGCCAACACACCGTGCGGATCGTCGGACTCACTCGCCCGCGGTGGCCTGCATCCCTCCTCTACAGCACGGTCGGTCAGAATGTGGCCGTTGGTCGTCATTGTGTAGGAGGAGTCACCGGGGCCCTTGAACACGCTTGGCGGGAGCCCCTGGATCCACTGCTCGAAGGTCGGCCGCTTCGGCGATTTCCCGGGCTTTGTCCCCGGCTTGTCGAGCACTCCCGCACTGCACAGACGCAGGTACTCGTCGAGCAGCCGGCCCGGGATCAGTTTCCGGCTCGGATCGGCACCGTCGGGCTGGAGACGCTCGCTGCGAACCTCCCCGTCGATCCGCAGCTGCACGCCATCGTAGGCGATCCGCAGGCGGCCACCGTGGCGCGGAATCGTGTCCAGCACATCCGGGCGTTCGGTGAACAGCTTGCGCAGGACACGGCCGTGCCCGCCCATGCTCGCGACTCTCAGGCCGGTCGGATTGTCATCCCGGTCCACCTGTACTGCCACCTGCGGGTGTCCGTCGATCGGCAATGCTCCGGGCGACCGTAGCGCCTCCTCGATCCGCGTGCTCGACACGGCGGCGTCGACCATCTCGACCAGTCGCGTCGGCGCACCCGCGGCGCCCTCGGCCCGCTCCCACTCGTCGAACGCGGCGGTCAATCGCTGTACGTCGGGCCGTCCTTGCACCCATTCAGCAAAGTCAGGGAACTCACGGCGCCAATTCTTCTTGTTGAACGGCCGCAAGGCCCGCGATTCCCGGCTCGGTGGCACTCGAAGCTCTGTGCCGGTCGCCGGTGGCTGCGTCCACGGACCGGGTCCGAACTCGACACGCACCGTGTGCGACCAGTTCGCCAGCATTGCGTTACTGATGTCCGCGATTGTCGTGACTTCGACCCCGCTCAATCTGGTCGCGCCGCGGCGCGGCTGTGCCAGCAGCCAAGGGCAACGGGCGCCGAACGAAAGCACGGAGGCGGAGTCAACCCTGCGATCGGCTTTGCCGTCAGCCACCGCGACATGCATCAACCGTTCTTCTCCACCCGGCTCATCCGCGCCGAACCACATCACCACGTCACCGTGCTGTGGACGCGCCCCTGTGTCACGGTCCGAGAGGCGTTGCCGCCCTGCCGGAACCAGGAGGCCGGGCAGTTCGTGCACCCAGCGCCGGGAGAAGTCGTCGGGGTCGTCCCAGTTGTAGATAGCGCGGACCTGCTCGCGGCGGAGTGCACCGGCGGCGACGGCGGCGTACACCACCATGTCGATGCAGCTGAGCGGCAGGTCCGGGGCCAGAGCGGGGAGCTGTTCATCACTCGACCAGCCCCAGTCGGCGAAGACGCTGTCCGGCTTCAGCTGACACCAGTAGGCCGTATCTCGGCGGGTGAAGTACCCGAGCAAGTGCTCCACGACGCTGGCCGACGCGGGTATCGCAGATGATTCCGCCGCGACCATCTCGGCCGTTTCGCCATCGCCGCCGACACCATCGCGTGCATCACTGTCCGAGAGCCGCGACCATGGCGTCGCCCGAGGCGTCTCCTCCGATGCCGGCCCAGGTGCAGACTCCCCCGGTTCAGGTGGTCTGCTCCCGATGAATCCGCCCGGCCTGGTCGTGCCCTCGCCCGGCGCGGAATCATCGCGCGACACCGGTGGATTCGACGGCTGATCCGACTCCGTGGTCGAGGTGTTCCACGGTGTCGGTATCGGCAGTTTCTGCTCGCTCGCGGAGGTGTCCCGATCACTTACGGTGACTTCGGGGGCGAATGCGGTACGCAGCCGGACAAGGGCGTCGGCGAGGACGTCCGCCGCGATCGCGTGTGGCAGGCCCAGCCGTCTCGCGGTGTGGGCCAGCGACACGCCCTCGACCAGATGAGCCATTACCAGCCGTTCGGCGATACCGGGATCGGGCAGATCCACCAGCGCCGCTCGGACGGTCATCATGTGGCGTAATCCGCGGTACCACAGTGGAATCGGTCACCTGGTAGTGCTCACCACGGTAGGTGACGTTCTCCTCGGTCCACAGCTTGCGGACGAGCTGAATGAATTCCTTGGTGCGGGAATAGCGATGCGCCTGATCGCTTTCGGTCTCGCCGTACGCTCCGAGGTTGTCCTTGCCGGACACGATGTTTACACGGACCCGGCCGCCGGACAGATGGTCCAGACTCGCCGCGGCGGACGCGAAGTTCGCAGGTCGCCAGTAGCCGGGCCGGATCGCGATGAGTGGCTCGAATGTCGTCGTCCTCGCGGCAAGGGCGGTGGCGACGGTGACCGTGTCCGGGTGACCCCAACCGGTGCCGATCAATGCCCCCTTCCAGCCGTGGTCCTCGAGGGCCTTCGCCTGGGCGCTCAGGGTTTCCAGGCTGTTGTGGTCGACCGTGACGGCGTCGCCACGGTGTCCCGGCGTCGCCTGATTGGGGATGTACCAGAGGAACTCCAGGCTCGAGGATTGCTTCCTGTTCGGTGCAGGGCTGTCCGCGGCTGCCACAGCCGGGCCGCCCGCCACATTCGCCACTGTCATTGCGTCCCTTCCGTATTCCGCGTCGAGAATGCGGATCACTCGACAGACGATGATCATCATTCGGACATCGCGATTATTGCCCGAGACTGTCGACGAAAGCTGTTCACGACGTGCGTCATACACCACAAGAACAGGCACTGAACTGGGATATTTCGATGCGATCGGAGATAAATTCGTCCAGATTCCAGAACCACGAGCGCCGCTGCCCTGGCCGGCCAGCCGAGGCATCTCACTCGGCCCGGAGCGCCTCTGACGACTCCGGAAGACTACTGTGCCAAGGGCATTGGCGGTCGGCAGCCGCACGTTTCTCCGAGATCGAGCTGGATATCGATGGCCACGGGGCTCTCGTCGGCGTCGGGAGTGCTGCA
Protein-coding sequences here:
- a CDS encoding GlxA family transcriptional regulator is translated as MITHLILEGVLEGALGMGIDIVDTAAGLAQDRTPPHRDHLLRQRVISVDGKPVRSGSGRPIPVTTENLSAAVQFGSNDILVLPGPSAGTEGRIHELLSRPDTVQAIELIRQAAANGATVAASCSATFILAASGLLSGRTATTTWWLAPFFTRRFPDITVLVDRMVIDTGPVVTAGAAFAHADLMLTLIARLHSAALADRVARYLVLDSRMSQSRYMILEHLRSTDPALRALEHHITINLSRQLSLAELAGAASVSTRTLARRTHTHLGMSPTEYVHRLRVSHAAALLATTDDPVDAIAAATGYADPAACRRIYRRYTGESPTTTRTRAQTSTPN